One stretch of Bombus vancouverensis nearcticus chromosome 16, iyBomVanc1_principal, whole genome shotgun sequence DNA includes these proteins:
- the Sting gene encoding transmembrane protein sting, translating to MKNIKMDEYIYLLLMNCIVVSITAEIYLEITNGSIPTVQNYVFVILFYFIVLKILTILFQCIHSMNILVVKNSDIKFSLNMLFYISLICFIMLTMTKYYYIYNYIQIFGAFTCFICSGISYILLLITNSYEKRKENTFDIESMKGLDYGTSMAYSYYYGYLRIILPSTGSINKGLIEKIENIEDNHGIYISVHKLFILIPSSSYIPPNLKEASYHWMESAMNLEKEVLNRAGVKGRTYHNSVYKIYPNGLRLETPFYIVVEGATPLLTFHEVQKHAHNETNVYKKYCKCIIQKFYKTLKQLIDADPECADLCELIYYNDYDNNGTKVNVAKVILDRIFKIQNITGENAYNIFT from the coding sequence ATGAAAAACATTAAAATGGATGAGTATATATACTTACTTCTAATGAATTGCATTGTTGTAAGCATTACAGCAGAAATATACTTGGAAATAACAAATGGAAGTATACCTACTGTACAAAATTATGTCTTtgttatattgttttatttcatagttttgaagattttaactattttatttcaatgTATCCATAGTATGAATATTTTGGTCGTGAAAAACAGTGATATTAAATTTAGTTTAAATATGTTGTTTTACATTTCTTTAATATGTTTCATTATGCTAACCATgactaaatattattatatttataactaCATACAAATATTTGGCGCATTCACATGTTTTATATGCTCTggaatttcatatatattattactaatCACAAACTCatatgaaaagagaaaagaaaatactTTTGATATTGAGTCAATGAAAGGTTTGGATTATGGAACCTCTATGGCATACAGTTATTATTATGGATATTTAAGAATAATACTTCCTTCAACAGGATCTATTAACAAAGGTTTAAttgaaaagatagaaaatattgaAGACAATCATGGTATATATATAAGTGTTCACAaactatttattttaattccttCATCATCGTACATTCCACCTAATCTTAAAGAAGCTTCATATCATTGGATGGAAAGTGCAATGAATTTAGAGAAGGAAGTGTTGAATCGAGCAGGAGTTAAAGGGCGAACATATCACAACAGTGTATACAAAATTTATCCCAATGGTCTAAGATTAGAGACACCTTTCTACATAGTGGTAGAAGGTGCAACACCTTTGTTAACTTTCCATGAAGTTCAAAAACATGCTCACAATGAAACAAATGTTTATAAGAAATACTGCAAATGTATCAtacagaaattttataaaacattaaaacaGTTAATAGATGCTGATCCAGAATGTGCGGATCTTTGCGAACTAATTTATTACAACGATTATGACAATAATGGAACAAAAGTCAATGTGGCGAAAGTTATTTTAGACAGaatattcaaaattcaaaaCATAACTGGAGAAAATGCATACAATATATTTACCTGA
- the Thor gene encoding eukaryotic translation initiation factor 4E binding protein thor — MSASPIARQATQSQNIPSKRVVINDPSQLPIDYSSTPGGTLFSTTPGGTRIVYERDFLMNLRNSPISRTPPRNMPSIPGELLKNTSNLSTSTKNQINKDTPVIEESAEQFEMDM; from the exons ATGTCTGCATCACCGATTGCTAGGCAAGCTACCCAGAGCCAAAACATACCTTCCAAACGAGTCGTTATTAACGATCCCAGTCAGTTACCTATTGATTATTCATCTACCCCCGGTGGAACGCTTTTTTCAACTACGCCCGGAG GTACACGTATTGTTTATGAACGTGATTTCTTGATGAATTTACGAAATTCTCCCATATCACGAACACCACCACGAAATATGCCATCCATACCCGGAGagttattaaaaaatacatcaAATCTCTCAACATCAACGAAAAATCAAATTAACAAAG ATACTCCAGTAATTGAAGAATCTGCAGAACAATTTGAGATGGACATGTAA
- the eIF4A gene encoding eukaryotic translation initiation factor 4A → MSHTSERRNDDQWAGDSKNGPSESDQQTYDGPPGMEPDGIIESNWDVVVDNFDEMNLKEELLRGIYAYGFEKPSAIQQRAILPCIRGHDVIAQAQSGTGKTATFSISILQQIDTNIKECQALILAPTRELAQQIQKVVIALGDFMHAECHACIGGTNVREDMRKLEQGVHIVVGTPGRVYDMISRRALRASSIKLFVLDEADEMLSRGFKDQIHDVFKLLPQEVQVILLSATMPTDVLDVSTCFMRNPIRILVKKEELTLEGIKQFFIYVEREEWKFETLCDLYDTLSITQAVIFCNTRRKVDWLTESMRTRDFTVSAMHGDMEQKERDLIMRQFRTGSSRVLITTDLLARGIDVQQVSLVINYDLPSNRENYIHRIGRGGRFGRKGVAINLVTDDDKRTLKDIEQFYNTSIEEMPMNVADLI, encoded by the exons ATGTCGCATACGTCTGAGCGAAG AAACGATGATCAATGGGCAGGAGATTCCAAAAATGGTCCTAGTGAAAGTGATCAACAGACATACGATGGCCCCCCTGGCATGGAGCCTGATGGGATCATCGAATCCAACTGGGATGTT GTTGTTGACAACTTTGATGAAATGAACCTAAAAGAAGAATTACTACGTGGTATTTATGCTTATGGCTTTGAAAAACCATCTGCAATTCAACAACGTGCCATTCTGCCATGTATAAGAGGACACGATGTGATTGCACAAGCACAATCAG GAACTGGCAAAACTGCTACATTTTCAATTTCTATTTTACAACAAATTGATACCAATATCAAGGAATGTCAAGCGTTGATTCTAGCCCCAACTCGTGAACTTGCTCAACAA ATCCAGAAAGTTGTTATTGCTTTGGGAGATTTTATGCATGCAGAATGTCATGCATGCATTGGAGGTACCAATGTACGTGAAGATATGCGAAAATTAGAACAAGGTGTTCACATAGTAGTTGGTACACCTGGTAGAGTTTATGACATGATTAGTCGACGGGCATTACGGGCCAGTAGCATCAAACTGTTCGTATTAGATGAAGCTGATGAAATGCTCTCTCGTGGTTTCAAGGATCAGATTCATgatgtatttaaattattaccTCAGGAAGTACAG gttatattactatctgctaCTATGCCGACAGATGTATTAGATGTGTCTACATGCTTCATGCGAAATCCAATTCGTATTCTGGTTAAAAAGGAAGAACTTACACTAGAGGGTATTAAACAGTTCTTCATCTACGTTGAACGTGAAGAATGGAAGTTTGAGACTCTTTGTGACTTATATGATACATTAAGTATCACCCAGGCAGTTATCTTTTGTAACACGCGGCGTAAAGTAGATTGGTTAACGGAGAGTATGCGCACCCGCGACTTCACAGTCTCTGCTATGCATGGAGACATGGAACAAAAAGAGCGAGATCTCATTATGAGGCAGTTCAGAACTGGATCATCTCGTGTCCTTATAACAACTGATCTTCTAGCACGTGGTATTGATGTTCAACAGGTTTCTCTTGTCATCAATTATGATTTACCTTCCAATCGCGAAAATTACATTCACAG AATCGGTCGAGGTGGTCGTTTCGGTCGTAAGGGAGTGGCAATTAACTTGGTAACAGATGACGACAAACGAACATTGAAAGATATTGAACAATTCTATAATACTAGCATCGAAGAAATGCCAATGAATGTCGCAGATTTGATCTAA
- the LOC117154576 gene encoding uncharacterized protein LOC117154576 isoform X2, translating to MNSDILEITDGISTIFCSAHILRMNRTFNAFQMSHKPEITSYKKHIRLKKSMVLPDDTLEYWGFYLLGGSSVALSVCSRFEGASILVVKGERNLRTCGMLEHHNTQIVEGIFLPEAKKQVKVTFKSNAEQINSNNTIIQNNYNKTLNDIEDILLWDHTLNNTDQNIGAHYPYLNSFMSNMENYEEEAKELLQDKNIQHIKRSLKKETIHTTRRLRHARKRKYKMQMKETRKNITLQERKKAQKNHKINSYFKRDIYNKYSLFLKRLQRSLNLEDNGKGDINNKMNVQDKKKSKKRIKRNQGVVNPTLLFDQGIQHGGNAGNVTDTNKDSSVSSFENELFKCYGGSILMAQEFAPSEKCTDVTYLLNGKHMQAVHNVIEDGYYYYIFYSDNDIVSNDIYALFDIYKPIFHYENITNSCINQTKCFFPINMLSSDRVIVEIPTKDGLEYEIDDVNLLLSSCHPRIEVYIFFPVAVLFFILSYTFV from the exons ATGAATTCTGATATCTTGGAAATTACAGATGGTATTTCTACAATATTTTGCTCT GCACATATTTTACGAATGAATAGAACATTTAATGCGTTCCAAATGTCACACAAACCAGAAATAACTTCATATAAAAAACATATACGTCTTAAAAAAAGTATGGTTTTACCAGATGATACATTGGAGTACTGGGGATTTTATCTCTTAGGAGGATCAAGCGTGGCACTTTCTGTGTGCTCAAG ATTTGAAGGTGCTTCTATACTTGTTGTTAAGGGAGAACGAAATTTGCGAACATGTGGAATGTTAGAACATCACAATACACAAATTGTGGAGGGTATATTTTTACCAGAAGCAAAAAAACAAGTTAAAGTAACATTTAAATCAAATGCAGAACAAATTAATTCTAATAATACTATTATACAGAACAATtacaataaaacattaaatgACATTGAAGATATATTGTTATGGGATCATACATTGAACAATACTGATCAAAATATTGGGGCACACTATCCTTATTTAAACAGTTTTATGTCTAATATGGAAAATTATGAAGAAGAAGCAAAAGAATTATTACAGGATAAAAATATTCAACATATTAAAAGGTCTCTGAAAAAAGAAACTATACATACTACCAGAAGATTAAGGCATGCTAGGAAGAGGAAATATAAGATGCAAatgaaagaaacaagaaaaaatattacattgcaggaaagaaaaaaagcacAAAAGAATCATAAAATCAATTCTTATTTTAAAagagatatatataataaatacagttTATTTCTAAAAAGATTACAAAGAAGCTTGAATTTAGAAGATAATGGAAAGGGTGATattaataacaaaatgaatgtgcaagataaaaaaaaatcaaaaaaaagGATCAAAAGAAATCAAGGGGTTGTTAACCCAACACTTTTATTTGATCAAGGTATTCAACATGGTGGAAATGCAGGAAATGTAACAGATACTAATAAGGATTCTTCTGTATCCAGTTTTGAAAATGAGTTATTTAAATGTTATGGGGGATCAATTTTAATGGCTCAAGAATTTGCACCTTCTGAAAAATGCACTGATGTCACTTATTTACTGAACGGCAAACATATGCAAGCTGTGCACAATGTCATAGAAGATGgttactattattatatcttttatagtgATAATGATATCGTATCGAATgatatatatgcattatttgatatttataaacCCATTTTTCATTATGAGAATATAACAAATTCTTGTATAAATCAAACAAAATGTTTCTTTCCAATTAATATGCTATCTTCTGATAGAGTAATTGTTGAAATACCAACTAAAGATGGTCTTGAATACGAAATAGATGATGTTAATCTGCTTTTATCAAGTTGTCATCCACGAATTGaagtgtatatattttttcctgTTGCAGTATTATTCTTTATTCTTAGTTATACTTTCgtgtaa
- the LOC117154576 gene encoding uncharacterized protein LOC117154576 isoform X1 yields the protein MHGIKRILVFCTLTIILPILLIATPLYLRHNFYADVAYAVMNSDILEITDGISTIFCSAHILRMNRTFNAFQMSHKPEITSYKKHIRLKKSMVLPDDTLEYWGFYLLGGSSVALSVCSRFEGASILVVKGERNLRTCGMLEHHNTQIVEGIFLPEAKKQVKVTFKSNAEQINSNNTIIQNNYNKTLNDIEDILLWDHTLNNTDQNIGAHYPYLNSFMSNMENYEEEAKELLQDKNIQHIKRSLKKETIHTTRRLRHARKRKYKMQMKETRKNITLQERKKAQKNHKINSYFKRDIYNKYSLFLKRLQRSLNLEDNGKGDINNKMNVQDKKKSKKRIKRNQGVVNPTLLFDQGIQHGGNAGNVTDTNKDSSVSSFENELFKCYGGSILMAQEFAPSEKCTDVTYLLNGKHMQAVHNVIEDGYYYYIFYSDNDIVSNDIYALFDIYKPIFHYENITNSCINQTKCFFPINMLSSDRVIVEIPTKDGLEYEIDDVNLLLSSCHPRIEVYIFFPVAVLFFILSYTFV from the exons ATGCATGGAATCAAGAGAATATTAGTTTTCTGTACATTAACAATCATTTTACCAATTCTACTTATTGCGACACCATTATATTTACGTCATAATTTCTATGCCGATGTAGCATATGCTGTAATGAATTCTGATATCTTGGAAATTACAGATGGTATTTCTACAATATTTTGCTCT GCACATATTTTACGAATGAATAGAACATTTAATGCGTTCCAAATGTCACACAAACCAGAAATAACTTCATATAAAAAACATATACGTCTTAAAAAAAGTATGGTTTTACCAGATGATACATTGGAGTACTGGGGATTTTATCTCTTAGGAGGATCAAGCGTGGCACTTTCTGTGTGCTCAAG ATTTGAAGGTGCTTCTATACTTGTTGTTAAGGGAGAACGAAATTTGCGAACATGTGGAATGTTAGAACATCACAATACACAAATTGTGGAGGGTATATTTTTACCAGAAGCAAAAAAACAAGTTAAAGTAACATTTAAATCAAATGCAGAACAAATTAATTCTAATAATACTATTATACAGAACAATtacaataaaacattaaatgACATTGAAGATATATTGTTATGGGATCATACATTGAACAATACTGATCAAAATATTGGGGCACACTATCCTTATTTAAACAGTTTTATGTCTAATATGGAAAATTATGAAGAAGAAGCAAAAGAATTATTACAGGATAAAAATATTCAACATATTAAAAGGTCTCTGAAAAAAGAAACTATACATACTACCAGAAGATTAAGGCATGCTAGGAAGAGGAAATATAAGATGCAAatgaaagaaacaagaaaaaatattacattgcaggaaagaaaaaaagcacAAAAGAATCATAAAATCAATTCTTATTTTAAAagagatatatataataaatacagttTATTTCTAAAAAGATTACAAAGAAGCTTGAATTTAGAAGATAATGGAAAGGGTGATattaataacaaaatgaatgtgcaagataaaaaaaaatcaaaaaaaagGATCAAAAGAAATCAAGGGGTTGTTAACCCAACACTTTTATTTGATCAAGGTATTCAACATGGTGGAAATGCAGGAAATGTAACAGATACTAATAAGGATTCTTCTGTATCCAGTTTTGAAAATGAGTTATTTAAATGTTATGGGGGATCAATTTTAATGGCTCAAGAATTTGCACCTTCTGAAAAATGCACTGATGTCACTTATTTACTGAACGGCAAACATATGCAAGCTGTGCACAATGTCATAGAAGATGgttactattattatatcttttatagtgATAATGATATCGTATCGAATgatatatatgcattatttgatatttataaacCCATTTTTCATTATGAGAATATAACAAATTCTTGTATAAATCAAACAAAATGTTTCTTTCCAATTAATATGCTATCTTCTGATAGAGTAATTGTTGAAATACCAACTAAAGATGGTCTTGAATACGAAATAGATGATGTTAATCTGCTTTTATCAAGTTGTCATCCACGAATTGaagtgtatatattttttcctgTTGCAGTATTATTCTTTATTCTTAGTTATACTTTCgtgtaa
- the LOC117154579 gene encoding activating signal cointegrator 1 complex subunit 1 isoform X2 gives MDILKPELIWVDGRCYRVLENIERTDARDVPPYFEDNNYHLDDKDCEDEYYDTDIEIVPYGSTKFKHTFRVPKAFFSYIIGAKHAVRKRLESETGTLIQIPKLGQDGDIGIITARRRINLLMEATRKKLEFTHFLSIPLNEGHIIMKFNMFKNEVLTNSGKKSRGVDETIFQTPSKLHLTIGLMTLLDETERNKAIEALYYCNEHIVRPTIEKYGQIPIHLQGIDIMQDDPSEAKIIYAKLVNKTEVLQKIVDEIVDYYVKIGLIIKSKRQSNKLHLTLMNTKFQINEEERNSKNFITFDAREILKAHENTTFGETILKQIHISQRHTIGSNGYYLATAKINLLEDVFAYQCKYSGLKFYIIS, from the exons aTGGATATTCTGAAACCCGAATTAATTTGGGTAGATGGCCGATGTTATAGAGTATTAGAAAATATTGAACGGACAGATGCTCGCGACGTTCCTCCTTACTTCGAAGACAATAATTACCATTTGGATGACAAAGATTGTGAGGATGAATATTACGATACAGATATAGAAATTGTACCATATGGATCAACAAAATTTAAACATACATTTCGTGTACCaaa AGcatttttttcatatattattGGAGCTAAACATGCAGTACGTAAAAGATTAGAAAGTGAAACTGGAACGTTAATACAAATTCCAAAATTAGGCCAAGATGGAGATATTG GAATAATAACTGCACGTCGgagaataaatttattaatggaAGCAACTAGGAAGAAATTAGAATTTACACACTTTTTATCAATACCTTTAAATGAAGGTCATATAATAATGAAGtttaatatgtttaaaaatGAAGTCCTGACAAATTCAGGAAAGAAATCCAGAGGTGTGGATGAAACAATTTTCCAAACACCAAGTAAATTACATCTTACTATTGGTTTAATGACATTACTTGatgaaacagaaagaaataaagCTATAGAAGCTTTATATTATTGTAACGAGCATATTGTAag ACCTACCATTGAAAAATATGGACAAATTCCTATACACTTACAAGGAATTGATATAATGCAGGATGATCCTAGTGAAGCAAAAATTATATATGCAAAGCTAGTTAATAAAACTGAGGTTTTGCAAAAGATAGTAGATGAAATTGTAGACTATTATGTCAAGATAG GTTTAATAATCAAAAGTAAACGTCAGTCAAACAAACTGCATTTAACTCTTATGaatacaaaatttcaaataaatgaagaagaaagaaatagtaAAAACTTTATAACATTTGATGCAAGAGAAATATTGAag GCTCATGAAAATACAACCTTTGGCGAAACCATATTAAAACAAATTCACATATCGCAACGTCATACAATTGGTAGTAATGGATACTATCTAGCAACTGCAAAAATTAATCTACTTGAAG ATGTATTTGCATACCAATGTAAATATTCTGGATTAAAATTCTACATAATTTCATAA
- the LOC117154579 gene encoding activating signal cointegrator 1 complex subunit 1 isoform X1 — protein MDILKPELIWVDGRCYRVLENIERTDARDVPPYFEDNNYHLDDKDCEDEYYDTDIEIVPYGSTKFKHTFRVPKAFFSYIIGAKHAVRKRLESETGTLIQIPKLGQDGDIVIIGSDRKGIITARRRINLLMEATRKKLEFTHFLSIPLNEGHIIMKFNMFKNEVLTNSGKKSRGVDETIFQTPSKLHLTIGLMTLLDETERNKAIEALYYCNEHIVRPTIEKYGQIPIHLQGIDIMQDDPSEAKIIYAKLVNKTEVLQKIVDEIVDYYVKIGLIIKSKRQSNKLHLTLMNTKFQINEEERNSKNFITFDAREILKAHENTTFGETILKQIHISQRHTIGSNGYYLATAKINLLEDVFAYQCKYSGLKFYIIS, from the exons aTGGATATTCTGAAACCCGAATTAATTTGGGTAGATGGCCGATGTTATAGAGTATTAGAAAATATTGAACGGACAGATGCTCGCGACGTTCCTCCTTACTTCGAAGACAATAATTACCATTTGGATGACAAAGATTGTGAGGATGAATATTACGATACAGATATAGAAATTGTACCATATGGATCAACAAAATTTAAACATACATTTCGTGTACCaaa AGcatttttttcatatattattGGAGCTAAACATGCAGTACGTAAAAGATTAGAAAGTGAAACTGGAACGTTAATACAAATTCCAAAATTAGGCCAAGATGGAGATATTG TAATAATTGGTTCTGATCGCAAAGGAATAATAACTGCACGTCGgagaataaatttattaatggaAGCAACTAGGAAGAAATTAGAATTTACACACTTTTTATCAATACCTTTAAATGAAGGTCATATAATAATGAAGtttaatatgtttaaaaatGAAGTCCTGACAAATTCAGGAAAGAAATCCAGAGGTGTGGATGAAACAATTTTCCAAACACCAAGTAAATTACATCTTACTATTGGTTTAATGACATTACTTGatgaaacagaaagaaataaagCTATAGAAGCTTTATATTATTGTAACGAGCATATTGTAag ACCTACCATTGAAAAATATGGACAAATTCCTATACACTTACAAGGAATTGATATAATGCAGGATGATCCTAGTGAAGCAAAAATTATATATGCAAAGCTAGTTAATAAAACTGAGGTTTTGCAAAAGATAGTAGATGAAATTGTAGACTATTATGTCAAGATAG GTTTAATAATCAAAAGTAAACGTCAGTCAAACAAACTGCATTTAACTCTTATGaatacaaaatttcaaataaatgaagaagaaagaaatagtaAAAACTTTATAACATTTGATGCAAGAGAAATATTGAag GCTCATGAAAATACAACCTTTGGCGAAACCATATTAAAACAAATTCACATATCGCAACGTCATACAATTGGTAGTAATGGATACTATCTAGCAACTGCAAAAATTAATCTACTTGAAG ATGTATTTGCATACCAATGTAAATATTCTGGATTAAAATTCTACATAATTTCATAA
- the LOC117154579 gene encoding activating signal cointegrator 1 complex subunit 1 isoform X3 → MDILKPELIWVDGRCYRVLENIERTDARDVPPYFEDNNYHLDDKDCEDEYYDTDIEIVPYGSTKFKHTFRVPKAFFSYIIGAKHAVRKRLESETGTLIQIPKLGQDGDIVIIGSDRKGIITARRRINLLMEATRKKLEFTHFLSIPLNEGHIIMKFNMFKNEVLTNSGKKSRGVDETIFQTPSKLHLTIGLMTLLDETERNKAIEALYYCNEHIVRPTIEKYGQIPIHLQGIDIMQDDPSEAKIIYAKLVNKTEVLQKIVDEIVDYYVKIGLIIKSKRQSNKLHLTLMNTKFQINEEERNSKNFITFDAREILKAHENTTFGETILKQIHISQRHTIGSNGYYLATAKINLLEDEPV, encoded by the exons aTGGATATTCTGAAACCCGAATTAATTTGGGTAGATGGCCGATGTTATAGAGTATTAGAAAATATTGAACGGACAGATGCTCGCGACGTTCCTCCTTACTTCGAAGACAATAATTACCATTTGGATGACAAAGATTGTGAGGATGAATATTACGATACAGATATAGAAATTGTACCATATGGATCAACAAAATTTAAACATACATTTCGTGTACCaaa AGcatttttttcatatattattGGAGCTAAACATGCAGTACGTAAAAGATTAGAAAGTGAAACTGGAACGTTAATACAAATTCCAAAATTAGGCCAAGATGGAGATATTG TAATAATTGGTTCTGATCGCAAAGGAATAATAACTGCACGTCGgagaataaatttattaatggaAGCAACTAGGAAGAAATTAGAATTTACACACTTTTTATCAATACCTTTAAATGAAGGTCATATAATAATGAAGtttaatatgtttaaaaatGAAGTCCTGACAAATTCAGGAAAGAAATCCAGAGGTGTGGATGAAACAATTTTCCAAACACCAAGTAAATTACATCTTACTATTGGTTTAATGACATTACTTGatgaaacagaaagaaataaagCTATAGAAGCTTTATATTATTGTAACGAGCATATTGTAag ACCTACCATTGAAAAATATGGACAAATTCCTATACACTTACAAGGAATTGATATAATGCAGGATGATCCTAGTGAAGCAAAAATTATATATGCAAAGCTAGTTAATAAAACTGAGGTTTTGCAAAAGATAGTAGATGAAATTGTAGACTATTATGTCAAGATAG GTTTAATAATCAAAAGTAAACGTCAGTCAAACAAACTGCATTTAACTCTTATGaatacaaaatttcaaataaatgaagaagaaagaaatagtaAAAACTTTATAACATTTGATGCAAGAGAAATATTGAag GCTCATGAAAATACAACCTTTGGCGAAACCATATTAAAACAAATTCACATATCGCAACGTCATACAATTGGTAGTAATGGATACTATCTAGCAACTGCAAAAATTAATCTACTTGAAG ATGAACCTGTGtaa
- the LOC117154579 gene encoding activating signal cointegrator 1 complex subunit 1 isoform X4, producing the protein MDILKPELIWVDGRCYRVLENIERTDARDVPPYFEDNNYHLDDKDCEDEYYDTDIEIVPYGSTKFKHTFRVPKAFFSYIIGAKHAVRKRLESETGTLIQIPKLGQDGDIVIIGSDRKGIITARRRINLLMEATRKKLEFTHFLSIPLNEGHIIMKFNMFKNEVLTNSGKKSRGVDETIFQTPSKLHLTIGLMTLLDETERNKAIEALYYCNEHIVRPTIEKYGQIPIHLQGIDIMQDDPSEAKIIYAKLVNKTEVLQKIVDEIVDYYVKIGLIIKSKRQSNKLHLTLMNTKFQINEEERNSKNFITFDAREILKAHENTTFGETILKQIHISQRHTIGSNGYYLATAKINLLEGL; encoded by the exons aTGGATATTCTGAAACCCGAATTAATTTGGGTAGATGGCCGATGTTATAGAGTATTAGAAAATATTGAACGGACAGATGCTCGCGACGTTCCTCCTTACTTCGAAGACAATAATTACCATTTGGATGACAAAGATTGTGAGGATGAATATTACGATACAGATATAGAAATTGTACCATATGGATCAACAAAATTTAAACATACATTTCGTGTACCaaa AGcatttttttcatatattattGGAGCTAAACATGCAGTACGTAAAAGATTAGAAAGTGAAACTGGAACGTTAATACAAATTCCAAAATTAGGCCAAGATGGAGATATTG TAATAATTGGTTCTGATCGCAAAGGAATAATAACTGCACGTCGgagaataaatttattaatggaAGCAACTAGGAAGAAATTAGAATTTACACACTTTTTATCAATACCTTTAAATGAAGGTCATATAATAATGAAGtttaatatgtttaaaaatGAAGTCCTGACAAATTCAGGAAAGAAATCCAGAGGTGTGGATGAAACAATTTTCCAAACACCAAGTAAATTACATCTTACTATTGGTTTAATGACATTACTTGatgaaacagaaagaaataaagCTATAGAAGCTTTATATTATTGTAACGAGCATATTGTAag ACCTACCATTGAAAAATATGGACAAATTCCTATACACTTACAAGGAATTGATATAATGCAGGATGATCCTAGTGAAGCAAAAATTATATATGCAAAGCTAGTTAATAAAACTGAGGTTTTGCAAAAGATAGTAGATGAAATTGTAGACTATTATGTCAAGATAG GTTTAATAATCAAAAGTAAACGTCAGTCAAACAAACTGCATTTAACTCTTATGaatacaaaatttcaaataaatgaagaagaaagaaatagtaAAAACTTTATAACATTTGATGCAAGAGAAATATTGAag GCTCATGAAAATACAACCTTTGGCGAAACCATATTAAAACAAATTCACATATCGCAACGTCATACAATTGGTAGTAATGGATACTATCTAGCAACTGCAAAAATTAATCTACTTGAAGGTTTATAA